In Trichoplusia ni isolate ovarian cell line Hi5 chromosome 10 unlocalized genomic scaffold, tn1 tig00003324_group9, whole genome shotgun sequence, a genomic segment contains:
- the LOC113506337 gene encoding uncharacterized protein LOC113506337 isoform X2 has protein sequence MESRGDEENNYSDVIESLMNMFGNVLSKDVISAVVESCSGDLNLSADAIMDITGDGNVINVQDEEPSDNQNPAVATQPSLPSVSYSTAAQAPQNTGAIPKNTQSQQQQKHPVWSEQVRNILRNHNEGNRILIIMRGLPGSGKTHLAKQLVNMMVGPNNSYKAHIFSTDDFFMVRGQYQHDKYRLSEAHEWNHNRVAEATKMGVSPVIVDNTNVELWEMEPYLKFGVHNGYIIEVMEPTTPWAKKINQLAKKNTHNVPLASLKRMSENYCLNITGASLKKAYGLSYPSNMVPPVKRNMPLITSPANKSKPVSKESRNSSPIGNVSNIESASSPVSTDGNLSQRDACSTANEEQEINKEVPTVNDLIEIDEDQRPSETDSLRENTDGDLLAEEQEKRKLYLEAQRRLEEIEKVENEWENGEEWDSGEQASASGTRRTIKSNEAIKTPAASQIASVFEAKPQRQSLNSSPRIQNYSQESQDSMMQTVNECQDWSKISMFMPPWTDTAAPSSSNANEKLPIQTMSSSTCLEYGDTDINGKFKVIIATPRNINEFHISVNIEKIPEKRMLDKSSMTNETIITESFRCVNEEKHFVAFRKLFPNIARSDLRDIFDKCCGDVNWAVEIVLDGMNNKLLRQVDKEELSDEELETTEQCQCLAKYNIIPNTHTTDVQTAIAEENTQKDENNPAAAVGPVPQKKKRDATMSDENIQIKRQIEQNVVISDDHYSKHCLMIRKLRRGEPTDKNIEEPSTSDEPADASNVESNNASNIDSNETASVPDDTDDENECNFDNGDRLVTVTLGFEFVGSLDEMYGRTDMEYPENILPRVTLPISALNELNALWMESLMTQLDEHARKTAAMVQQDEEFARQIALKEAEMSLAGKEPEVPDFKEIMDMDLALSTYQKDIAEWRNNIPTNLAAKMTRDKLFNLFPDVEEDTLSELLMAHDNNFQATVEVLLLSTGRGDVLEKKNGVNKFVMQKELEKKDKILRKKKKELSEEEWPLLSRTHKVDMATVESYREEADKHLQRRNQNFQKAQDAMRRGMTQVANYYSDIANFHKQKYEQANGFAVVSLVQFHALTNPDCTTIDLHYLRVKEAKEMLDIFIDTHVSKLRETPKRRSVTLYFITGRGTHSQGRARIKPATLNRLRERGLGFVLRNPGLVSTRINADTKLTYQIP, from the exons ATGGAATCGCGCGGAGACGAAGAAAATAACTATAGCGACGTTATTGAAAGTCTCATGAACATGTTCGGTAATGTCTTGAGCAAAGATGTGATTTCGGCGGTTGTTGAGAGCTGTTCCGGTGATC tgAATCTATCTGCGGACGCCATAATGGATATAACAGGCGACGGGAATGTAATTAACGTCCAAGACGAAGAACCTTCCGACAATCAAAACCCAGCAGTAGCAACACAGCCAAGCCTTCCGTCAGTTTCTTATTCTACAGCCGCTCAAGCTCCACAAAATACCGGTGCCATCCCTAAGAACACACAATcccaacaacaacaaaaacatcccGTATGGAGTGAACAagtcagaaatattttaagaaatcacAATGAGGGcaatagaattttaattatcatgagGGGTCTCCCTGGGAGCGGGAAAACTCATTTAGCTAAGCAGTTGGTAAATATGATGGTTGGCCCCAACAACAGCTACAAAGCCCACATTTTCAGCACGGACGACTTCTTTATGGTTAGGGGTCAATACCAACACGATAAATACAGGTTGTCAGAAGCTCATGAATGGAACCATAATCGGGTTGCTGAAGCGACTAAGATGGGAGTAAGTCCTGTTATTGTCGACAACACGAACGTCGAGCTGTGGGAGATGGaaccatatttaaaatttggaGTGCACAATGGGTATATAATTGAAGTGATGGAACCGACCACGCCCTgggctaaaaaaataaatcaattagcTAAAAAGAACACCCACAACGTTCCCCTGGCTTCTCTGAAAAGAATGTCTGAGAATTATTGTCTAAATATCACGGGTGCGAGTTTAAAGAAAGCCTATGGGTTATCGTATCCTTCGAACATGGTACCTCCTGTAAAGCGTAACATGCCATTGATTACTTCGCCGGCAAACAAATCTAAACCTGTAAGCAAGGAATCTAGGAACTCGTCTCCAATTGGTAATGTTTCGAATATAGAGTCAGCCTCATCACCGGTATCAACAGATGGCAATCTGTCGCAACGAGATGCGTGTAGCACAGCAAATGAAgaacaagaaattaataaagaagTGCCTACTGTCAATGACTTGATTGAAATCGACGAAGATCAAAGGCCTTCGGAAACAGACAGTCTTCGTGAAAATACAGATGGTGATTTGTTAGCTGAAGAGCAAGAAAAGCGCAAGTTATATTTAGAGGCTCAGAGGAGATTAGAGGAAATTGAAAAAGTCGAAAATGAATGGGAAAATGGTGAAGAATGGGATTCCGGCGAACAAGCCTCTGCTTCTGGAACGCGAAGAACAATCAAATCTAACGAAGCGATTAAAACACCTGCTGCTTCGCAAATTGCTTCCGTGTTTGAAGCTAAACCACAAAGGCAGTCCCTCAATTCATCACCTAGAATTCAAAATTACAGCCAAGAATCACAGGACTCTATGATGCAGACAGTCAATGAATGCCAAGACTGGAGTAAAATATCGATGTTTATGCCACCGTGGACTGACACAGCCGCTCCATCATCTTCTAATGCAAATGAAAAACTTCCCATCCAAACCATGTCGAGCAGCACTTGCCTAGAATATGGCGATACAGATATCAACGGTAAATTTAAAGTGATTATTGCGACGCCTCGAAACATCAATGAATTTCATATATCTGTGAATATTGAGAAAATCCCTGAAAAACGAATGCTAGATAAGAGCAGCATGACTAATGAAACTATTATAACTGAATCTTTTCGTTGTGTCAATGAAGAAAAGCATTTTGTTGCTTTTAGAAAACTTTTTCCTAATATTGCTCGATCCGATTTGCGTGATATTTTCGATAAATGTTGCGGAGACGTCAATTGGGCCGTTGAAATCGTCCTAGATGGAATGAATAATAAGTTGCTAAGACAGGTTGACAAAGAGGAGTTATCTGACGAAGAACTGGAAACCACGGAACAGTGCCAATGCTTGGCTAAGTACAATATTATTCCCAACACACATACAACAGATGTTCAAACAGCTATTGCAGAAGAGAACACACAAAAAGATGAAAATAATCCAGCAGCTGCCGTAGGACCAGTGCCGCAAAAGAAAAAACGTGATGCTACTATGTcagatgaaaatattcaaattaaacgTCAGATTGAACAAAACGTGGTGATATCGGATGATCATTATTCGAAACATTGCCTCATGATAAGGAAACTGCGTCGTGGAGAACCCactgataaaaatatagagGAACCTAGTACTTCAGACGAACCAGCTGATGCTTCGAATGTCGAGTCTAATAATGCTTCAAATATCGATTCTAATGAAACTGCTTCTGTCCCCGATGACACTGATGATGAAAATGAATGTAACTTTGACAATGGTGACAGACTTGTTACAGTGACACTGGGCTTTGAATTCGTGGGATCATTAGATGAAATGTACGGTAGGACGGATATGGAATATCCAGAAAATATCTTGCCTCGTGTAACTCTTCCGATATCTGCCCTGAACGAGCTCAATGCCTTGTGGATGGAATCATTAATGACACAGCTAGATGAACATGCTCGGAAGACGGCTGCCATGGTACAACAAGATGAAGAATTTGCTAG ACAAATTGCTTTGAAAGAGGCGGAAATGTCTCTTGCGGGGAAAGAACCCGAAGTCCCtgatttcaaagaaattatgGACATGGATCTGGCCCTTTCTACATACCAAAAAGATATTGCAGAATGGCGTAACAATATACCGACGAATTTAGCTGCTAAGATGACCAgagataaactttttaatttattccctGATGTTGAAGAAGATACACTCTCCGAACTATTGATGGCTCACGATAATAACTTTCAGGCAACTGTCGag GTTTTGCTCTTGTCTACTGGCCGCGGTGATGTCCTTGAAAAGAAGAACGGGGTGAATAAATTCGTTATGCAAAAGGAACTTgaaaagaaagataaaatactTCGTAAAAAGAAGAAG GAATTATCTGAAGAGGAATGGCCATTGCTGTCCCGAACTCATAAAGTTGATATGGCTACTGTTGAGTCCTACCGCGAAGAGGCCGACAAACATCTGCAACGACGAAATCA aAACTTCCAGAAAGCACAAGATGCAATGCGTCGCGGCATGACTCAGGTCGCCAACTATTATTCAGATATCGCCAACTTCCACAAACAGAAATATGAACAGGCCAACGGTTTTGCTGTAGTTTCCTTGGTGCAA TTCCACGCTCTGACCAACCCTGATTGCACTACCATCGATCTTCACTACTTGCGCGTCAAGGAAGCTAAGGAGATGCTTGACATATTTATTGACACTCACGTATCAAAGTTGCGCGAAACTCCAAAGCGGCGTAGTGTCACCCTGTACTTCATTACTGGACGTGGGACTCACAGCCAAGGACGCGCCCGGATCAAGCCCGCGACGCTCAACCGCTTGAGGGAGCGTGGCCTTGG CTTTGTGCTACGCAATCCTGGCCTGGTTTCTACTCGCATCAACGCCGACACGAAGCTAACTTACCAGATTCCATAG
- the LOC113506337 gene encoding uncharacterized protein LOC113506337 isoform X1: MSTEHGNLQKKEEGPSGSGLQQTRDQHAPTPSTSFDPGQSHQNEPPTEVNLSADAIMDITGDGNVINVQDEEPSDNQNPAVATQPSLPSVSYSTAAQAPQNTGAIPKNTQSQQQQKHPVWSEQVRNILRNHNEGNRILIIMRGLPGSGKTHLAKQLVNMMVGPNNSYKAHIFSTDDFFMVRGQYQHDKYRLSEAHEWNHNRVAEATKMGVSPVIVDNTNVELWEMEPYLKFGVHNGYIIEVMEPTTPWAKKINQLAKKNTHNVPLASLKRMSENYCLNITGASLKKAYGLSYPSNMVPPVKRNMPLITSPANKSKPVSKESRNSSPIGNVSNIESASSPVSTDGNLSQRDACSTANEEQEINKEVPTVNDLIEIDEDQRPSETDSLRENTDGDLLAEEQEKRKLYLEAQRRLEEIEKVENEWENGEEWDSGEQASASGTRRTIKSNEAIKTPAASQIASVFEAKPQRQSLNSSPRIQNYSQESQDSMMQTVNECQDWSKISMFMPPWTDTAAPSSSNANEKLPIQTMSSSTCLEYGDTDINGKFKVIIATPRNINEFHISVNIEKIPEKRMLDKSSMTNETIITESFRCVNEEKHFVAFRKLFPNIARSDLRDIFDKCCGDVNWAVEIVLDGMNNKLLRQVDKEELSDEELETTEQCQCLAKYNIIPNTHTTDVQTAIAEENTQKDENNPAAAVGPVPQKKKRDATMSDENIQIKRQIEQNVVISDDHYSKHCLMIRKLRRGEPTDKNIEEPSTSDEPADASNVESNNASNIDSNETASVPDDTDDENECNFDNGDRLVTVTLGFEFVGSLDEMYGRTDMEYPENILPRVTLPISALNELNALWMESLMTQLDEHARKTAAMVQQDEEFARQIALKEAEMSLAGKEPEVPDFKEIMDMDLALSTYQKDIAEWRNNIPTNLAAKMTRDKLFNLFPDVEEDTLSELLMAHDNNFQATVEVLLLSTGRGDVLEKKNGVNKFVMQKELEKKDKILRKKKKELSEEEWPLLSRTHKVDMATVESYREEADKHLQRRNQNFQKAQDAMRRGMTQVANYYSDIANFHKQKYEQANGFAVVSLVQFHALTNPDCTTIDLHYLRVKEAKEMLDIFIDTHVSKLRETPKRRSVTLYFITGRGTHSQGRARIKPATLNRLRERGLGFVLRNPGLVSTRINADTKLTYQIP; this comes from the exons ATGTCAACTGAACATGgaaatcttcaaaaaaaagAAGAGGGGCCGTCTGGAAGCGGTCTCCAGCAAACGCGAGATCAGCATGCTCCTACTCCGTCAACTTCATTTGATCCGGGCCAGAGTCATCAAAATGAACCACCAACTGAAG tgAATCTATCTGCGGACGCCATAATGGATATAACAGGCGACGGGAATGTAATTAACGTCCAAGACGAAGAACCTTCCGACAATCAAAACCCAGCAGTAGCAACACAGCCAAGCCTTCCGTCAGTTTCTTATTCTACAGCCGCTCAAGCTCCACAAAATACCGGTGCCATCCCTAAGAACACACAATcccaacaacaacaaaaacatcccGTATGGAGTGAACAagtcagaaatattttaagaaatcacAATGAGGGcaatagaattttaattatcatgagGGGTCTCCCTGGGAGCGGGAAAACTCATTTAGCTAAGCAGTTGGTAAATATGATGGTTGGCCCCAACAACAGCTACAAAGCCCACATTTTCAGCACGGACGACTTCTTTATGGTTAGGGGTCAATACCAACACGATAAATACAGGTTGTCAGAAGCTCATGAATGGAACCATAATCGGGTTGCTGAAGCGACTAAGATGGGAGTAAGTCCTGTTATTGTCGACAACACGAACGTCGAGCTGTGGGAGATGGaaccatatttaaaatttggaGTGCACAATGGGTATATAATTGAAGTGATGGAACCGACCACGCCCTgggctaaaaaaataaatcaattagcTAAAAAGAACACCCACAACGTTCCCCTGGCTTCTCTGAAAAGAATGTCTGAGAATTATTGTCTAAATATCACGGGTGCGAGTTTAAAGAAAGCCTATGGGTTATCGTATCCTTCGAACATGGTACCTCCTGTAAAGCGTAACATGCCATTGATTACTTCGCCGGCAAACAAATCTAAACCTGTAAGCAAGGAATCTAGGAACTCGTCTCCAATTGGTAATGTTTCGAATATAGAGTCAGCCTCATCACCGGTATCAACAGATGGCAATCTGTCGCAACGAGATGCGTGTAGCACAGCAAATGAAgaacaagaaattaataaagaagTGCCTACTGTCAATGACTTGATTGAAATCGACGAAGATCAAAGGCCTTCGGAAACAGACAGTCTTCGTGAAAATACAGATGGTGATTTGTTAGCTGAAGAGCAAGAAAAGCGCAAGTTATATTTAGAGGCTCAGAGGAGATTAGAGGAAATTGAAAAAGTCGAAAATGAATGGGAAAATGGTGAAGAATGGGATTCCGGCGAACAAGCCTCTGCTTCTGGAACGCGAAGAACAATCAAATCTAACGAAGCGATTAAAACACCTGCTGCTTCGCAAATTGCTTCCGTGTTTGAAGCTAAACCACAAAGGCAGTCCCTCAATTCATCACCTAGAATTCAAAATTACAGCCAAGAATCACAGGACTCTATGATGCAGACAGTCAATGAATGCCAAGACTGGAGTAAAATATCGATGTTTATGCCACCGTGGACTGACACAGCCGCTCCATCATCTTCTAATGCAAATGAAAAACTTCCCATCCAAACCATGTCGAGCAGCACTTGCCTAGAATATGGCGATACAGATATCAACGGTAAATTTAAAGTGATTATTGCGACGCCTCGAAACATCAATGAATTTCATATATCTGTGAATATTGAGAAAATCCCTGAAAAACGAATGCTAGATAAGAGCAGCATGACTAATGAAACTATTATAACTGAATCTTTTCGTTGTGTCAATGAAGAAAAGCATTTTGTTGCTTTTAGAAAACTTTTTCCTAATATTGCTCGATCCGATTTGCGTGATATTTTCGATAAATGTTGCGGAGACGTCAATTGGGCCGTTGAAATCGTCCTAGATGGAATGAATAATAAGTTGCTAAGACAGGTTGACAAAGAGGAGTTATCTGACGAAGAACTGGAAACCACGGAACAGTGCCAATGCTTGGCTAAGTACAATATTATTCCCAACACACATACAACAGATGTTCAAACAGCTATTGCAGAAGAGAACACACAAAAAGATGAAAATAATCCAGCAGCTGCCGTAGGACCAGTGCCGCAAAAGAAAAAACGTGATGCTACTATGTcagatgaaaatattcaaattaaacgTCAGATTGAACAAAACGTGGTGATATCGGATGATCATTATTCGAAACATTGCCTCATGATAAGGAAACTGCGTCGTGGAGAACCCactgataaaaatatagagGAACCTAGTACTTCAGACGAACCAGCTGATGCTTCGAATGTCGAGTCTAATAATGCTTCAAATATCGATTCTAATGAAACTGCTTCTGTCCCCGATGACACTGATGATGAAAATGAATGTAACTTTGACAATGGTGACAGACTTGTTACAGTGACACTGGGCTTTGAATTCGTGGGATCATTAGATGAAATGTACGGTAGGACGGATATGGAATATCCAGAAAATATCTTGCCTCGTGTAACTCTTCCGATATCTGCCCTGAACGAGCTCAATGCCTTGTGGATGGAATCATTAATGACACAGCTAGATGAACATGCTCGGAAGACGGCTGCCATGGTACAACAAGATGAAGAATTTGCTAG ACAAATTGCTTTGAAAGAGGCGGAAATGTCTCTTGCGGGGAAAGAACCCGAAGTCCCtgatttcaaagaaattatgGACATGGATCTGGCCCTTTCTACATACCAAAAAGATATTGCAGAATGGCGTAACAATATACCGACGAATTTAGCTGCTAAGATGACCAgagataaactttttaatttattccctGATGTTGAAGAAGATACACTCTCCGAACTATTGATGGCTCACGATAATAACTTTCAGGCAACTGTCGag GTTTTGCTCTTGTCTACTGGCCGCGGTGATGTCCTTGAAAAGAAGAACGGGGTGAATAAATTCGTTATGCAAAAGGAACTTgaaaagaaagataaaatactTCGTAAAAAGAAGAAG GAATTATCTGAAGAGGAATGGCCATTGCTGTCCCGAACTCATAAAGTTGATATGGCTACTGTTGAGTCCTACCGCGAAGAGGCCGACAAACATCTGCAACGACGAAATCA aAACTTCCAGAAAGCACAAGATGCAATGCGTCGCGGCATGACTCAGGTCGCCAACTATTATTCAGATATCGCCAACTTCCACAAACAGAAATATGAACAGGCCAACGGTTTTGCTGTAGTTTCCTTGGTGCAA TTCCACGCTCTGACCAACCCTGATTGCACTACCATCGATCTTCACTACTTGCGCGTCAAGGAAGCTAAGGAGATGCTTGACATATTTATTGACACTCACGTATCAAAGTTGCGCGAAACTCCAAAGCGGCGTAGTGTCACCCTGTACTTCATTACTGGACGTGGGACTCACAGCCAAGGACGCGCCCGGATCAAGCCCGCGACGCTCAACCGCTTGAGGGAGCGTGGCCTTGG CTTTGTGCTACGCAATCCTGGCCTGGTTTCTACTCGCATCAACGCCGACACGAAGCTAACTTACCAGATTCCATAG